Proteins found in one Amycolatopsis umgeniensis genomic segment:
- a CDS encoding NAD(P)-dependent oxidoreductase yields MKASETPVLAVLCGDARPPDMRAIEADVVVRYTGEAGLADALSGADALFVYDFLSTAVPGAWHAADRLRWLHIASAGVDPVLFPRLRESDVVLTNSRGVFDGAIAEYVLGVVLAFAKDFVRSWDLQRQGRWKHRESERIAGRRVLVVGTGPIGRSIARLLRAAGMSVAGVGRRPREDDPDFGDVYSSSDLARHLPDADYVVAVAPLTERTKGMFDAEAFAAMKPGARFVNVGRGELVVTSDLVGALRDGRLGGAALDVFDTEPLPSDSPLWTMENVQISPHMSGDFVGWRNTLVEVFADNFRRWRAGEPLRNVVDKQLGYVPSETLRQGLGAG; encoded by the coding sequence GTGAAAGCCTCGGAGACCCCAGTGCTGGCGGTGCTCTGCGGAGACGCTCGCCCACCGGACATGCGCGCTATCGAAGCCGACGTGGTGGTTCGTTACACCGGCGAGGCCGGACTGGCCGATGCGTTGTCCGGAGCCGACGCGCTCTTCGTCTATGACTTCCTCTCGACCGCCGTACCTGGCGCCTGGCACGCGGCCGACAGGCTGCGCTGGCTGCACATCGCCAGCGCGGGCGTCGATCCGGTGCTCTTCCCGAGGCTGCGGGAAAGCGACGTCGTGCTCACCAACTCGCGTGGGGTGTTCGACGGGGCGATAGCCGAGTACGTCCTCGGGGTCGTCCTCGCGTTCGCCAAGGATTTTGTCCGTTCGTGGGACCTGCAGCGGCAGGGGCGGTGGAAGCACCGTGAGAGCGAACGGATCGCCGGACGCCGGGTCCTGGTGGTCGGTACCGGGCCGATCGGCCGGTCGATCGCGCGGTTGCTCCGGGCGGCCGGGATGTCGGTGGCAGGCGTCGGACGCCGTCCGCGTGAGGACGATCCCGACTTCGGGGACGTGTACTCCTCTTCGGACTTGGCCCGTCATCTGCCCGACGCGGACTACGTCGTCGCGGTCGCGCCGCTGACCGAGCGGACAAAGGGCATGTTCGACGCGGAGGCCTTTGCGGCGATGAAGCCCGGCGCGCGGTTCGTCAACGTCGGCAGGGGCGAGCTCGTCGTCACGTCCGACCTGGTCGGCGCGCTGCGGGACGGTCGGCTCGGCGGTGCCGCGCTCGACGTCTTCGACACCGAGCCGCTGCCCTCGGACAGTCCTTTGTGGACCATGGAAAACGTGCAGATATCGCCGCATATGTCGGGCGACTTCGTCGGCTGGCGGAACACTCTGGTAGAGGTGTTCGCGGACAACTTCCGTCGCTGGCGCGCGGGGGAGCCGCTGCGCAATGTCGTGGACAAGCAGCTCGGATACGTGCCGTCGGAGACGCTTCGCCAAGGGTTAGGGGCCGGATGA
- a CDS encoding NAD-dependent succinate-semialdehyde dehydrogenase, with amino-acid sequence MSSISETGVVAAVDKELFIGGKWVSASSGKTFPVLDPSTGEALCEVADASPADGVSALDAAVAAQADWANVAPRERGEILRRAYELLIKRADELALLMTLEMGKPLAESKGEITYAAEFFRWFAEEAVRIDGGFAVAPNGAGRFLVTKQPVGPCLLITPWNFPMAMGTRKIGPAVAAGCTMIIKPAAQTPLSMLALAAILAEAGLPEGVLNVLTTSDSGGVMEPLIRDGRARKLSFTGSTGVGRKLLEQCADKVLRTSMELGGNAPFLVFEDADLDAAIDGAMTAKMRNIGEACTAANRFYVQRGIVEEFSRRLTERMEALPMGRGTEEGVVVGPLIDKAAVEKVSGLVSDATGRGARVLTGGSTVDGPGNFYQATVLTDVPKDARLASEEIFGPVAPITPFDSEDEAIAAANDTEFGLVSYVYTSDLKRALRVSERLEAGMIGLNQGLVSNPAAPFGGIKQSGLGREGGTVGIDEFLETKYIAVAL; translated from the coding sequence ATGAGCTCGATCAGTGAGACCGGTGTAGTCGCGGCGGTCGACAAGGAACTGTTCATCGGCGGCAAGTGGGTATCCGCCTCGAGCGGGAAGACCTTCCCTGTTCTCGACCCTTCGACGGGTGAAGCCCTGTGCGAGGTGGCCGACGCGTCACCGGCGGACGGTGTCAGCGCACTCGACGCCGCCGTCGCCGCGCAGGCCGACTGGGCGAACGTCGCCCCGCGTGAACGCGGCGAGATCCTGCGCCGCGCCTACGAACTGCTCATCAAACGCGCGGACGAACTCGCGCTGCTGATGACCCTGGAGATGGGCAAGCCGCTCGCGGAGTCGAAGGGCGAGATCACCTACGCGGCCGAGTTCTTCCGCTGGTTCGCGGAGGAGGCCGTGCGCATCGACGGTGGCTTCGCCGTCGCGCCCAACGGAGCGGGCCGGTTCCTGGTGACGAAGCAGCCCGTCGGGCCGTGCCTGCTGATCACGCCGTGGAACTTCCCCATGGCGATGGGCACCCGCAAGATCGGTCCCGCGGTCGCGGCCGGCTGCACGATGATCATCAAGCCCGCTGCTCAGACCCCCCTTTCGATGTTGGCCCTCGCGGCGATCCTCGCCGAAGCGGGACTGCCGGAAGGTGTGCTGAACGTGCTCACGACGTCGGACTCCGGCGGCGTGATGGAGCCCTTGATCCGGGACGGCCGTGCCCGGAAGCTGTCCTTCACCGGCTCGACCGGTGTCGGGCGGAAGCTGCTGGAACAGTGCGCGGACAAGGTGCTCCGCACCTCGATGGAACTCGGCGGCAACGCCCCCTTCCTGGTCTTCGAAGACGCCGACCTCGACGCGGCGATCGACGGCGCTATGACTGCGAAGATGCGCAACATCGGCGAGGCCTGCACGGCCGCGAACCGCTTCTACGTCCAGCGAGGCATCGTCGAAGAGTTCTCCCGGCGCCTCACCGAGCGTATGGAGGCCCTGCCGATGGGGCGCGGTACCGAGGAAGGTGTCGTCGTCGGCCCCCTCATCGACAAAGCCGCGGTCGAGAAGGTCAGCGGCCTGGTTTCCGACGCCACCGGGCGAGGGGCGCGCGTCCTCACCGGCGGGTCTACTGTGGACGGTCCGGGCAATTTCTACCAGGCCACGGTGCTCACCGACGTGCCCAAGGACGCCAGGCTCGCCTCGGAGGAGATCTTCGGACCGGTCGCCCCGATCACTCCGTTCGACAGCGAGGACGAGGCCATCGCGGCGGCGAATGACACCGAATTCGGTCTTGTATCCTATGTGTACACCTCCGATCTCAAGCGGGCGTTGCGGGTTTCGGAACGGCTGGAAGCCGGCATGATCGGCCTCAACCAAGGACTGGTCTCGAACCCGGCGGCGCCGTTCGGTGGGATCAAGCAGTCCGGCCTCGGCCGTGAAGGCGGCACCGTCGGCATCGACGAGTTCCTCGAGACCAAGTACATCGCGGTGGCTCTATGA
- a CDS encoding MFS transporter encodes MTSLREPLRHHNFRWLIGGRTFGEFGNAVAPLALAFAVIDLTGSAVDIGIVVGARSVASVVLLLFGGVLADRLPRSVILQGTELAATLTQATIAASVLCGFASIPLLVGLSVVNGAVAAISAPASASLTPLTVPATLLAQANALGRLLSNSGRIAGAGLGGVLVTAVGPGWALGGNALLFLGSALSYRRIRLNRRERIPGSRPLAELAEGWREFRSRTWVWVVVVQFMVVNAVIAGGIGVLGPVVADSSFGRTGWGFALAAQTIGSLVGGILVARWQPRRALFVGVAVILFEAPPLILLGQAPWLPLLLAAMFVSGMAIEQFVVAWDVSLQENVPEEKLARVYSYDMLGSFIALPLGQMAAGPAAQHFGVSTTLLACAALVVAATGLALCSGQVRGLVRKTHAAQP; translated from the coding sequence GTGACATCACTGCGTGAGCCCTTACGCCACCACAACTTCCGATGGCTGATCGGCGGCCGCACGTTCGGGGAGTTCGGTAACGCCGTCGCCCCGCTCGCGCTGGCGTTCGCGGTGATCGACCTGACCGGTTCGGCCGTCGACATCGGCATCGTCGTGGGCGCCCGTTCGGTGGCGAGCGTCGTGTTGCTGCTGTTCGGCGGGGTACTGGCGGACCGGTTGCCCCGATCGGTGATCCTGCAGGGCACCGAACTCGCCGCCACGCTGACCCAGGCGACCATCGCCGCGAGCGTCCTTTGTGGATTCGCGTCGATCCCGCTGCTGGTCGGACTGAGTGTGGTCAACGGCGCGGTGGCGGCGATCTCCGCGCCCGCCTCGGCGTCGCTCACCCCGTTGACGGTTCCCGCGACCCTGCTGGCGCAGGCCAACGCGCTGGGCAGGCTGCTCTCGAACTCCGGCCGGATCGCCGGCGCCGGACTCGGCGGCGTTCTGGTCACCGCGGTCGGCCCGGGCTGGGCACTCGGCGGCAACGCGCTGCTGTTCCTGGGCTCCGCCCTGTCCTACCGGCGCATCCGGCTCAACCGCCGGGAACGAATTCCCGGCAGCCGCCCGCTGGCGGAACTCGCCGAGGGCTGGCGCGAGTTCCGGTCGCGGACCTGGGTGTGGGTCGTGGTCGTGCAGTTCATGGTGGTGAACGCCGTCATCGCCGGCGGGATCGGCGTGCTCGGTCCTGTCGTCGCCGACAGCTCCTTCGGCCGCACCGGCTGGGGATTCGCCCTCGCGGCGCAGACGATCGGCTCGCTCGTCGGCGGGATCCTCGTGGCCCGATGGCAGCCGCGGCGCGCGCTGTTCGTCGGCGTCGCGGTGATCCTTTTCGAAGCGCCGCCGTTGATCCTCCTCGGCCAAGCGCCCTGGCTGCCGCTGCTGCTGGCGGCCATGTTCGTCTCTGGCATGGCGATCGAGCAGTTCGTGGTGGCCTGGGACGTCTCGCTGCAGGAGAACGTGCCCGAGGAGAAACTCGCGCGCGTCTACTCCTACGACATGCTCGGTTCCTTCATCGCCCTGCCGCTCGGTCAGATGGCGGCGGGGCCTGCCGCGCAGCACTTCGGGGTCAGCACGACGCTGCTCGCTTGCGCCGCGCTGGTCGTGGCCGCCACCGGTCTCGCGCTGTGCAGCGGCCAGGTGCGCGGCCTGGTGCGGAAGACCCACGCCGCGCAACCCTGA
- a CDS encoding GntR family transcriptional regulator gives MSLPDIEPVSRESTAGIIARQLRDAIMTGALPPGTQLGETDLASRFQVSRGPLREAMQHLVSEGLLRSERHRGLFVIDLEPGDVYDIYSARSAIERAAMLRALRGDREKVAAELEQAVGAMAVAADDDDPTALSWADLRFHEALIDASGSKRLVRMARTLLIETRMCLTALQGTYQQVEERVTEHTKIIEALRAGDEETALSLLEAHMEDAVQRLAPGTSLREGEAPAVP, from the coding sequence ATGTCCTTGCCGGATATCGAGCCGGTCAGCCGGGAATCGACCGCCGGGATCATCGCGCGCCAGTTGCGGGACGCGATCATGACCGGCGCCCTGCCTCCCGGCACCCAGCTCGGTGAAACCGATCTGGCCTCCCGGTTCCAAGTGTCGCGGGGACCGCTGCGAGAGGCGATGCAGCACCTCGTCTCCGAAGGGCTCCTGCGCAGCGAGCGCCACCGGGGCCTGTTCGTGATCGACCTCGAACCCGGCGACGTCTACGACATCTACTCGGCGCGCTCCGCCATCGAGCGCGCCGCGATGCTGCGGGCCCTGCGCGGAGACCGGGAGAAGGTCGCCGCCGAACTCGAACAAGCCGTGGGCGCGATGGCCGTCGCCGCCGACGACGACGATCCGACAGCGCTCTCCTGGGCGGACCTCCGTTTCCACGAAGCACTGATCGACGCTTCCGGCAGCAAGCGGCTCGTGCGCATGGCGCGGACCCTGCTGATCGAGACCCGGATGTGCCTCACCGCACTGCAAGGGACCTATCAGCAGGTCGAAGAGCGGGTCACCGAGCACACCAAGATCATCGAGGCTCTGCGCGCGGGCGACGAAGAGACCGCGTTGTCGCTGTTGGAAGCGCATATGGAAGACGCTGTCCAGCGGCTGGCCCCGGGGACCAGCCTTCGGGAGGGCGAAGCTCCCGCGGTGCCCTGA
- a CDS encoding maleate cis-trans isomerase, giving the protein MSISPLTPPEPPSETTTIGFIYPDHAAEDDYPLAEQLLGGDMAGIKLPVEHIYGTDLHAVPELLDLGSESRLADGAALLAKHEPDAVVWACTSGSFVYGWEGARDQADRLSAVAGVPASSTSFAFVHAAHALGIRRVAVAASYPDDVARLFVEFLGAGGIEVVSMGSADIDTAAEVGELSPEAVVELAVSHDHPAADALLVPDTAMRTLGEINTLEIRLRKPVLTANQVTVWEGLRLTGKSPLVRTLGALFGQRGD; this is encoded by the coding sequence GTGTCCATCTCGCCGCTCACCCCACCTGAGCCGCCGTCCGAGACGACCACGATCGGGTTCATCTACCCCGATCACGCGGCCGAAGACGACTATCCGCTCGCGGAGCAGCTTCTCGGCGGGGACATGGCCGGGATCAAGCTGCCGGTCGAGCACATCTACGGGACCGACCTGCACGCCGTGCCGGAGCTCCTGGACCTCGGCAGTGAAAGCCGTCTCGCCGACGGTGCCGCGCTGCTGGCCAAACACGAACCGGACGCGGTGGTGTGGGCGTGCACCAGCGGCAGCTTCGTCTACGGCTGGGAAGGCGCCCGCGACCAGGCCGACCGGCTGTCCGCCGTTGCCGGCGTCCCGGCGTCGAGCACCTCCTTCGCCTTCGTCCACGCCGCCCACGCCCTCGGCATCCGGCGGGTCGCGGTCGCCGCCAGCTACCCCGACGACGTCGCCCGGCTGTTCGTCGAGTTCCTCGGCGCCGGCGGGATCGAAGTGGTCTCGATGGGCAGCGCGGACATCGACACCGCCGCCGAGGTCGGCGAACTCAGCCCGGAAGCCGTCGTCGAACTCGCGGTGAGCCACGACCACCCGGCCGCCGACGCGCTGCTCGTCCCCGACACCGCCATGCGGACCCTCGGCGAGATCAACACGCTCGAGATCAGGCTCCGCAAGCCGGTGCTGACCGCCAACCAGGTCACCGTCTGGGAAGGCCTGCGGCTCACCGGGAAGTCCCCGCTCGTCCGCACACTGGGCGCGCTGTTCGGGCAGAGAGGCGACTGA
- a CDS encoding ArsR/SmtB family transcription factor: MSESPSLDGLRVLAHPVRLRILSLLTGVAMSAAEAARELGETQANISYHLRRLHEAGLLDVAEEVRIRGGLAKRYRHDPESGGRFASTNPQEEQLLIAAMAEELKRRGEFLGQQGSATDAEIWVDRENWEKALEHARELSELLHAAARPPRTRGTIPVSATVSLFEMTRS; this comes from the coding sequence ATGTCCGAGTCCCCCAGTCTCGACGGGTTGCGCGTCCTCGCCCATCCCGTGCGGCTGCGCATTCTGTCGCTTTTGACCGGTGTCGCGATGAGTGCGGCCGAAGCCGCGCGTGAACTCGGTGAGACCCAAGCGAATATCAGCTATCACCTGCGGCGGCTGCACGAGGCCGGACTGCTCGACGTCGCCGAGGAGGTCCGGATCCGGGGCGGACTGGCGAAACGCTACCGGCACGATCCGGAGTCCGGTGGCCGGTTCGCGTCGACGAATCCGCAGGAGGAACAGCTCCTCATCGCGGCGATGGCCGAAGAACTCAAGCGGCGCGGCGAATTCCTCGGTCAACAGGGTTCGGCGACCGACGCGGAGATCTGGGTCGACCGCGAGAACTGGGAAAAGGCGCTCGAACACGCTCGCGAACTGAGCGAGCTTCTGCATGCGGCCGCACGGCCGCCCCGCACCCGGGGCACGATCCCGGTCAGCGCGACGGTTTCGCTGTTCGAAATGACGCGATCGTGA
- a CDS encoding tartrate dehydrogenase: protein MSFQTAASRAGTSYRIASIPGDGIGVDVTVEARKVLDRAAASHGFSLSWKEFDWSCERYTKTGSMMPDDGIEQLSRFDGIFLGAVGFPGVPDHVSLWGLLIPVRRAFTQYVNLRPVRLLPGTTSALAGRSAEELEMVIVRENSEGEYSEIGGRHNRGLENEFVLQESVFTRVGVERIIRYAFELAKTRTGRVCSATKSNGLIHSMPFWDEIFFEIASEYPDVHAEQCHVDALAARMVQAPDRLDVVVASNLFGDILSDLAAAVTGGLGMAPSGNINPTGEFPSMFEAVHGSAPDIAGQGIANPVAQILAGAMLLDHLGETAAAQDVHAAVEKVLEEGTVQTPDLGGESTTAELGSAVVAALS from the coding sequence ATGAGTTTTCAAACAGCGGCTTCTCGAGCGGGGACCTCATATCGGATCGCCAGCATCCCCGGCGATGGGATCGGCGTCGACGTCACGGTCGAGGCTCGCAAGGTTCTCGACCGTGCGGCGGCATCTCACGGTTTCTCCTTGTCCTGGAAGGAATTCGACTGGAGCTGTGAGCGGTACACCAAAACCGGGTCGATGATGCCGGACGACGGTATCGAGCAGCTTTCCCGGTTCGACGGGATCTTCCTCGGTGCTGTCGGCTTTCCCGGTGTCCCGGATCATGTGTCGTTGTGGGGCCTCCTCATTCCGGTGCGGCGCGCGTTCACCCAGTACGTCAATCTCCGGCCGGTCCGGTTGCTGCCGGGGACGACGTCGGCGCTGGCTGGCCGGAGCGCCGAAGAGTTGGAGATGGTGATCGTCCGCGAGAACTCCGAAGGGGAATACTCGGAGATCGGCGGCCGTCACAATCGTGGTTTGGAGAACGAGTTCGTCTTGCAGGAATCCGTGTTCACCCGGGTCGGGGTGGAGCGGATCATCCGCTACGCCTTCGAGTTGGCGAAGACACGGACCGGGCGGGTTTGCTCGGCGACGAAATCCAACGGGCTCATCCACTCGATGCCGTTCTGGGACGAGATCTTCTTCGAAATCGCTTCCGAATATCCGGACGTGCACGCCGAACAGTGCCATGTCGACGCACTCGCCGCGCGGATGGTGCAGGCGCCGGACCGGCTCGACGTCGTGGTCGCTTCCAATCTATTCGGCGACATCCTGAGCGACCTGGCGGCGGCCGTGACGGGCGGGCTCGGAATGGCGCCTTCGGGCAACATCAATCCAACCGGTGAGTTTCCTTCCATGTTCGAAGCGGTGCACGGCAGCGCTCCCGACATCGCCGGACAAGGCATCGCGAATCCGGTGGCGCAGATCCTGGCGGGTGCGATGCTGCTCGACCATCTCGGGGAAACCGCTGCGGCGCAAGACGTTCATGCCGCGGTGGAGAAGGTCCTCGAGGAGGGGACCGTGCAAACCCCTGACCTCGGTGGTGAGTCCACCACCGCCGAACTCGGTTCCGCGGTGGTCGCCGCTCTATCTTGA
- a CDS encoding maleate cis-trans isomerase family protein translates to MDFDLLEFEGPLAQRGIGVIAPFDLALERELWRWVPMEVSLHLARTPYEPVPVSMEMAQLVSDSRHLAAATRDVLHVEPEVVAYLCTSGSFVNGVDYERSLTKAICDAGAPDAVTTSGALAEVLHQLDLHRVSVLTPYDGDLTGKLHDFLDELSVDTVSSDHLGLGGGIWKVSYRTIAERILAADHADAEAIFVSCTNLPTYDLIEPLESALGKPVLTANQLTMWACLRRMNLPIVGPGKWLREVD, encoded by the coding sequence TTGGATTTCGACTTATTGGAGTTCGAAGGCCCGTTGGCGCAGCGCGGCATCGGCGTGATCGCTCCCTTCGACCTCGCCCTGGAACGTGAGCTGTGGCGCTGGGTGCCCATGGAGGTGTCCCTCCATCTGGCACGGACGCCCTACGAACCCGTGCCCGTCAGCATGGAGATGGCCCAGCTCGTCAGCGACAGCAGGCATCTCGCCGCCGCCACGAGAGACGTGCTCCACGTGGAGCCCGAAGTCGTCGCCTATCTGTGCACCTCCGGCAGTTTCGTCAACGGTGTGGACTACGAACGCTCCTTGACCAAGGCCATCTGCGACGCGGGCGCTCCGGACGCCGTCACCACCTCCGGGGCGCTGGCCGAGGTCCTGCACCAGCTCGACCTCCACCGGGTCTCGGTACTGACGCCCTACGACGGCGACCTGACCGGGAAGCTGCACGACTTCCTGGACGAGCTCAGCGTGGACACCGTCTCGAGCGACCACCTCGGCCTGGGCGGCGGCATCTGGAAGGTGAGCTACCGGACCATCGCCGAACGCATCCTCGCCGCCGACCACGCCGACGCGGAGGCCATCTTCGTCAGCTGCACGAACCTCCCCACCTACGATCTGATCGAGCCGCTCGAAAGCGCCCTCGGCAAACCCGTCCTCACCGCGAACCAGCTCACGATGTGGGCGTGCCTCCGGCGGATGAACCTGCCGATCGTCGGTCCCGGCAAGTGGCTCCGCGAGGTCGATTGA
- a CDS encoding amidase, which produces MNDTKSTASELVAAYATGELSPVEATQNALRVIEERDGETNAYCLVDADGALEQAKASEIRWRDGNPIGWLDGVPASIKDMFLTQGWPTLRGSRCIDPDQPWDVDSPVTARLRENGLVLLGKTTTPELAWKGVTDNTLTGITRNPHDLSTTAGGSSGGSAAAVAAGMGELSVGTDGGGSIRIPASFCGIVGLKPTHGRIPLFPASPFGPLSHAGPMARSVDDTALLLDVLAMPDYRDPAALAPPVSTFREAVRRDVRGLNAAFSPTLGYVDVDPEVAAIVKAAVESLGDAGLHIEEADPGFTDPKDAFDILWSTGAAKWLDTFPTGSDAMVDPGLRKVWEFGKTFSASDYLGANAERAALGILMGEFHTRYDVLITPTLPIAAFEAGHEVPPGSGLSGWPDWTPFTYPFNMTQQPAISVPAGRTSGGLPVGLQIIGPRHSDDLVLAVAKLLEEVRPWP; this is translated from the coding sequence ATGAACGACACCAAGTCGACCGCGAGTGAGCTCGTCGCCGCTTATGCCACGGGGGAGCTGTCACCGGTCGAGGCCACCCAGAACGCGTTGCGGGTCATCGAAGAACGGGACGGTGAGACCAACGCCTACTGCCTGGTCGACGCCGATGGCGCGCTCGAACAGGCGAAGGCGTCCGAGATCCGCTGGCGGGACGGGAACCCGATCGGGTGGCTCGACGGTGTCCCGGCCTCGATCAAGGACATGTTCCTGACGCAGGGCTGGCCGACGCTGCGCGGTTCGCGGTGCATCGACCCCGACCAGCCGTGGGACGTCGACAGCCCGGTCACCGCGCGACTGCGCGAGAACGGCTTGGTGCTGCTGGGAAAGACCACGACGCCGGAACTCGCGTGGAAGGGCGTCACCGACAACACGCTGACCGGGATCACCCGCAACCCGCACGACCTGTCGACGACGGCGGGCGGGTCCAGCGGGGGGAGCGCCGCGGCGGTCGCGGCCGGGATGGGCGAACTCTCCGTCGGCACCGACGGCGGCGGCTCGATCCGGATTCCGGCTTCGTTCTGCGGAATCGTCGGCCTCAAACCGACACACGGTCGGATCCCGCTGTTCCCGGCGAGCCCGTTCGGGCCGCTGTCGCACGCCGGTCCGATGGCGCGTTCGGTGGACGACACCGCGTTGCTCCTCGACGTCCTCGCGATGCCCGACTACCGCGACCCGGCCGCGCTCGCCCCGCCCGTCTCGACCTTCCGTGAAGCGGTACGCCGGGATGTGCGAGGGCTGAACGCCGCCTTCTCGCCGACCCTCGGCTATGTCGACGTCGACCCGGAGGTCGCGGCGATCGTCAAGGCCGCGGTCGAGTCGCTGGGCGACGCGGGCCTGCACATCGAAGAGGCCGATCCCGGCTTCACCGACCCCAAAGACGCTTTCGACATCCTGTGGTCGACGGGTGCGGCCAAGTGGCTGGACACCTTCCCCACCGGTTCGGATGCGATGGTCGACCCGGGGCTGCGGAAGGTGTGGGAGTTCGGCAAGACCTTCTCGGCGAGCGACTACCTCGGCGCCAACGCCGAGCGGGCCGCGCTGGGCATCCTGATGGGCGAGTTCCACACGCGGTACGACGTGCTCATCACGCCGACCCTCCCGATCGCCGCCTTCGAGGCCGGGCACGAGGTGCCGCCGGGCAGCGGGCTGAGCGGCTGGCCGGACTGGACGCCGTTCACCTACCCGTTCAACATGACCCAGCAGCCCGCCATCAGCGTTCCGGCGGGCCGCACCTCCGGTGGGCTCCCGGTCGGCCTGCAGATCATCGGCCCTCGGCACTCCGACGACCTGGTGCTCGCGGTCGCGAAACTCCTCGAAGAGGTCCGTCCCTGGCCGTGA
- a CDS encoding aldo/keto reductase, with amino-acid sequence MRTTTLGRSGLEVSRIAFGTWQLGGDWGSFDEDAAIAAIHHARELGVNFFDTAQAYGFGKSEAMLGKALRDELKRDRENLVIATKGGIKPRSERPRDSRREWLTQGIEDSLRFLDVDHIDLYQIHWPDSDAPAEETAGILQEFVDAGKIRHIGVSNYDAAELEGFDRTRPVETLQPPYHLFRRDIEADPLPYARKNDVGVLVYSPLGSGLLTGSFTPETTFEKTDWRSRSSAFTGETFRRNLAIVDRLKEFAAGKGISVSQLAIAWTLAQPGVHVAIVGARKAANIEASLASADVDLTADDLAEIDSLTADAVPVVGASPEGVA; translated from the coding sequence ATGCGCACGACGACATTGGGCAGGAGCGGTCTCGAGGTGTCGAGGATCGCCTTCGGCACCTGGCAACTCGGCGGGGACTGGGGTTCGTTCGACGAGGACGCGGCGATCGCCGCGATCCACCACGCCCGCGAACTCGGGGTCAACTTCTTCGACACCGCTCAGGCCTACGGGTTCGGGAAATCCGAGGCGATGCTCGGAAAGGCGTTGCGCGACGAACTCAAGCGCGACCGCGAGAACCTCGTCATCGCCACGAAGGGTGGCATCAAGCCACGTTCCGAACGTCCGCGCGACTCCCGGCGCGAGTGGTTGACGCAGGGCATCGAGGACAGCCTCCGCTTCCTCGACGTGGATCACATCGACCTCTACCAGATCCACTGGCCCGATTCCGACGCTCCGGCCGAGGAGACCGCGGGGATCCTGCAGGAGTTCGTCGACGCCGGGAAGATCCGACATATCGGAGTCTCGAACTACGACGCCGCCGAACTGGAGGGTTTCGACAGGACCCGTCCAGTCGAAACCCTTCAACCGCCGTATCACCTGTTCCGCCGCGACATCGAGGCCGATCCTCTGCCGTATGCAAGGAAAAACGACGTCGGCGTGCTCGTATACAGCCCGCTGGGCAGCGGCCTGCTGACCGGTTCCTTCACACCGGAGACGACGTTCGAGAAGACCGACTGGCGTTCGCGGTCGTCCGCGTTCACCGGAGAGACCTTCCGCCGCAACCTCGCCATCGTCGACAGGCTCAAGGAATTCGCCGCGGGCAAAGGGATCTCGGTCAGTCAGCTCGCGATCGCGTGGACGCTGGCCCAGCCGGGCGTGCACGTCGCGATCGTGGGCGCGCGCAAGGCGGCCAACATCGAAGCCAGTCTCGCCTCGGCCGATGTCGACCTGACAGCGGACGATCTCGCGGAGATCGACAGCCTCACCGCCGACGCCGTTCCCGTCGTGGGCGCGAGCCCCGAAGGTGTCGCCTAG
- a CDS encoding DUF4262 domain-containing protein has translation MCWHCDNPGKTRDDYLTEEVRPLIRKYGWMVQTVERGAAHPALAYTVGLTDAGLPELVVTGLRERRSGQLLNYFAQQVVRSGPPEPGEVLPAEVGWPALEAVSLSAPSAHLLTAVLVYGADFRALQLVYEDERGNWPWDREFRCGTGGQPVLGARGRG, from the coding sequence ATGTGCTGGCATTGCGACAACCCCGGGAAGACGCGCGACGACTACCTCACCGAGGAGGTGCGTCCGCTGATCCGGAAGTACGGCTGGATGGTGCAGACCGTCGAGCGAGGAGCCGCCCATCCCGCCCTCGCTTACACGGTCGGGCTCACCGACGCCGGGCTGCCGGAGCTCGTCGTCACCGGCTTGAGAGAGCGAAGATCCGGTCAGCTGCTGAACTATTTCGCCCAGCAGGTGGTCCGGTCGGGGCCGCCGGAACCCGGCGAGGTGCTGCCCGCGGAGGTGGGGTGGCCCGCGCTCGAGGCCGTCTCGCTCAGTGCGCCGTCGGCACACCTGCTCACCGCTGTCCTCGTGTACGGCGCCGATTTCCGTGCCCTGCAACTGGTCTACGAGGACGAGCGTGGCAATTGGCCGTGGGACAGGGAATTCCGCTGTGGGACGGGCGGGCAGCCGGTGCTGGGGGCGCGGGGCCGTGGCTGA